A genomic window from Montipora capricornis isolate CH-2021 chromosome 8, ASM3666992v2, whole genome shotgun sequence includes:
- the LOC138059262 gene encoding BTB/POZ domain-containing protein 2-like: MQSAMASVEENWQTKCSSISQRTKFVFNKELLSDVKFIVPVSSDKSEIESKEIPAHKFVLAISSPVFYAMFYGQMADARDSIELPDCEYESVLEFLRFLYSDEVQITGSNVMRVLYLAKKYLVPSLADKCSKFLGDNLGPSNVFSILPHAEKFEDKELENRCWEVIELNAAEAVTSNDFVTVERSQLKSVVKRDRLNIKEVELFKAVDRWAKDKCEKQGLAADGQAKRRIIGEEILKEKRFSLMSQMEFASFVIDSNILNVQEVGDMMKHYSKVLTSPLPFAQSPRVDVAKRCRRFTHFKQPGTNHEGPWSYVIGPLSGPDCLCLRVDKAINLLGVQHFGCKGGEYTVSTEVTDVTRGSSQVKTSGTYSCEKDMDHAYYGFDVLFTSPVILEPGNTYKIISNIEGPESWYGEQGRVVFETAGVGFTVSKSDHVYNNGTSATVGQFPGFLFHYFG, translated from the coding sequence ATGCAAAGTGCAATGGCTAGCGTTGAAGAAAACTGGCAGACAAAATGCTCATCTATCAGCCAAAGAACGAAATTTGTTTTCAACAAGGAATTACTGAGCGATGTGAAGTTCATTGTTCCCGTGTCGAGTGACAAAAGTGAAATCGAAAGTAAGGAGATTCCAGCTCACAAATTTGTGCTTGCAATAAGCAGCCCTGTGTTCTATGCCATGTTTTATGGTCAAATGGCGGACGCTAGGGACTCTATTGAACTGCCTGACTGTGAATACGAGAGTGTACTGGAGTTTTTACGTTTCTTGTACAGCGATGAAGTACAGATAACCGGAAGTAATGTCATGCGTGTGCTGTACTTGGCGAAGAAATACTTAGTGCCTTCGCTCGCAGATAAGTGTAGCAAATTTCTTGGAGATAACCTGGGGCCATCCAACGTTTTCTCCATTCTCCCACACGCCGAGAAGTTTGAAGATAAAGAGTTGGAAAATCGATGCTGGGAAGTGATCGAGCTCAATGCAGCCGAAGCTGTGACGTCAAATGATTTTGTTACAGTCGAGAGATCCCAATTGAAATCTGTGGTAAAGAGGGACAGGTTGAATATCAAGGAAGTGGAATTGTTTAAGGCTGTTGATCGCTGGGCCAAGGACAAATGTGAGAAGCAAGGGTTAGCTGCGGATGGTCAGGCAAAGAGACGAATCATTGGAGAGGAGatcctaaaagaaaaaagattttCCTTGATGTCACAAATGGAATTTGCTTCTTTTGTAATTGACTCCAACATATTGAACGTTCAAGAAGTTGGTGACATGATGAAGCACTACAGTAAAGTACTGACATCTCCTTTGCCATTTGCACAGTCTCCAAGGGTTGATGTTGCAAAACGATGTCGGCGATTCACGCACTTCAAACAGCCTGGAACAAATCATGAAGGTCCGTGGTCTTATGTTATAGGCCCACTTTCGGGCCCAGATTGTCTCTGCCTTCGTGTAGACAAGGCTATCAATCTTTTGGGAGTACAGCACTTCGGCTGTAAGGGTGGTGAGTACACAGTTTCCACTGAAGTTACTGATGTGACACGTGGCTCATCTCAGGTAAAAACATCTGGAACTTATTCATGTGAAAAAGACATGGATCATGCCTATTATGGATTTGATGTTTTGTTCACCTCTCCGGTGATTTTAGAGCCAGGGAACAcatacaaaattatttcaaacatCGAGGGGCCAGAGTCATGGTATGGTGAACAAGGGAGAGTAGTTTTTGAGACTGCAGGAGTAGGGTTTACTGTAAGCAAGTCAGATCATGTTTATAATAATGGGACCAGTGCGACAGTAGGCCAGTTTCCAGGCTTCCTTTTCCATTATTTTGGTTAA
- the LOC138059264 gene encoding BTB/POZ domain-containing protein 2-like has product MATSVEENWQTKSSSISQRTKFVFNKELLSDVKFIVPVSNDKSEIESKVIPAHKFVLAISSPVFYAMFYGQMADTRSSIELPDCEYESVLEFFRFLYSDEVQLTGSNVMHVLYLARKYLLPSLADKCGEFIRDNLGPSNVFSILPYAEKFEDKDLENLCWGVIELKTAEAVMSDDFVTVEGSLLKSVVKRDRLYIKEEELFKAVDRWAKHRCEEQGLSPDGQAKRRIIGEEILKEIRFPLMSEKEFASFVIDSNILNVQEVGDMMKHYNQVLTSPLSFSQSSRLGVAKRCRRFTLFKEAGTNGSWAYGGCSDSLCLRVDKAISLVGVQHFGYEGGEYIVSMESTDATSGSSLAQITGAYSCEKDMDYAYYGFDVLLNSLLNLEPGKTYKIISNIKGPRSWYGDAGKKKFQTAGVRFTTSNCTDIPTNGTNMTSGQFPGLLFYFYG; this is encoded by the coding sequence ATGGCTACTAGCGTTGAAGAAAACTGGCAAACAAAAAGCTCATCTATTAGCCAAAGAACGAAATTTGTTTTCAACAAGGAGTTACTGAGCGATGTAAAGTTCATTGTTCCCGTGTCGAATGACAAAAGTGAAATCGAAAGCAAGGTGATTCCAGCTCACAAATTTGTGCTTGCAATAAGCAGCCCTGTGTTCTATGCCATGTTCTATGGTCAAATGGCGGACACTAGAAGCTCTATTGAACTGCCTGACTGTGAGTACGAGAGTGTACTGGAGTTTTTTCGTTTCTTGTACAGCGATGAAGTACAGCTAACCGGAAGTAATGTAATGCATGTGCTGTACTTGGCGAGGAAATACTTATTACCTTCACTTGCTGATAAGTGCGGCGAATTTATTCGAGATAACCTGGGCCCATCCAACGTTTTCTCCATTCTCCCATACGCTGAGAAGTTTGAAGATAAAGATTTGGAAAATCTATGCTGGGGAGTGATCGAGCTCAAGACAGCCGAAGCTGTGATGTCAGATGATTTTGTTACGGTCGAGGGATCCCTATTGAAATCTGTTGTAAAGAGGGACAGGTTGTATATCAAGGAAGAAGAATTGTTCAAGGCTGTTGATCGCTGGGCCAAGCACAGATGCGAGGAGCAAGGGTTATCCCCGGATGGTCAGGCAAAGAGAAGAATCATTGGAGAGGAAATCCTAAAAGAAATAAGATTTCCCTTGATGTCAGAAAAGGAGTTTGCTTCTTTTGTAATTGACTCCAACATATTGAACGTTCAAGAAGTTGGTGACATGATGAAGCATTACAATCAAGTACTGACATCCCCTTTATCTTTTTCACAGTCTTCAAGGCTTGGCGTTGCAAAACGATGTCGGCGATTCACCCTCTTTAAAGAGGCTGGAACCAATGGTTCGTGGGCTTATGGTGGGTGTTCAGATTCTCTCTGCCTTCGTGTAGACAAGGCTATCAGTCTTGTGGGAGTACAGCATTTCGGCTATGAGGGTGGTGAGTACATAGTTTCCATGGAAAGTACTGATGCGACAAGTGGCTCATCTCTGGCACAGATAACTGGGGCTTATTCCTGTGAAAAAGACATGGACTATGCCTATTACGGATTTGATGTTTTGCTCAACTCTCTCCTGAATTTAGAGCCTGGGAAGAcatacaaaattatttcaaacatCAAGGGGCCACGATCTTGGTATGGTGAtgcagggaaaaaaaaatttcagacTGCAGGAGTAAGATTTACTACTAGCAATTGCACTGACATCCCTACTAATGGGACCAATATGACTTCAGGCCAGTTTCCAGGCTTGCTTTTCTACTTTTATGGTTAA
- the LOC138059252 gene encoding uncharacterized protein: protein MRRHAYLQKEMESSNLQLEDKFGDEKNPKKRKWKDASLEEEDGDDCLNNLSSTLRNVCNCFGVGGLYNSKKRKIESTFGRLLPLSSDWNLGDKIQMLSMDMKQRYGKELSEVSFRLLGLMKQVSQLFKELHGGRKFLKDITMDIFLKDVKTRPSLPIPIQYVEIGLWKQVMQINQQICHQMEEMDKMDLGSSDKKKENVAEPTEDQTDVNKGSDVSDKKSTFRDYYMDMVTANFGDDLDHLRKEGSLDPRKIEMLIDCLEIGKDIWSDLEKSLLQHVGP from the exons ATGAGGCGTCACGCGTACTTACAAAAAG AAATGGAGTCCTCTAATTTACAGTTAGAGGACAAATTTGGTGATGAAAAGAATCCGAAGAAACGGAAATGGAAAGACGCaagccttgaagaagaagatggtG ATGACTGCTTAAACAATCTCTCCTCCACGTTGCGAAACGTTTGTAATTGCTTTGGTGTAGGAGGTCTTTACAATTCAAAGAAGAG GAAGATAGAGAGTACATTTGGTCGTCTGTTACCACTGAGTAGTG ACTGGAATCTTGGAGATAAAATTCAAATGTTGTCAATGGATATGAAGCAGAG ATATGGAAAGGAATTGTCTGAGGTGTCTTTTCGGCTTTTGGGCCTGATGAAGCAAGTGTCACAACTGTTTAAAGAGCTACATGGAG GGAGAAAATTTTTAAAGGACATCACGATGGACATTTTCCTCAAG GATGTGAAAACAAGGCCATCATTACCCATACCAATTCAGTATGTAGAAATTGGTCTTTGGAAACAAGTCATGCAGATTAACCAACAGATTTGCCACCAAATGGAGGAAATGGACAAAATGGATTTAGGATCTTCTGATAAGAAAAAA GAAAATGTAGCTGAACCAACAGAAGACCAAACAGATGTAAACAAGGGATCTGATGTG AGTGACAAGAAAAGCACATTCCGTGACTATTACATGGACATGGTAACTGCCAATTTTGGTGATGACCTAGACCACCTCCGAAAG gAAGGTAGTTTAGACCCGAGAAAAATTGAGATGCTTATAGACTGCTTGGAAATTGGGAAGGACATCTGGTCCGACTTGGAAAAGAGCTTGTTGCAACATGTGGGACCATGA